In Synechococcus sp. CB0101, a genomic segment contains:
- a CDS encoding acyltransferase, with protein MGRSSGASAFYEGIDFLRAAAVFLVLWSHGGPLVPAADHSLLYSQFFRPGFWGVTLFFSISGFLIVGQLLDMASGRRDESLRVFIYRRCLRTMPTYWLTTLLVLVFGLAAWPGALQLLANLLFVQDFAAIGSVLPVAWSLVIEVWSYLLFAGLAWGSRALAYRASRNLDWFPLLRSWDSLLLVSLVCLPLVAALIRLDWAVQGASVQEIKQSFAPQIDALAYGGMLAWLKRYQSPLFERLTRLRWLIPVCLLCMALATATVPELFAAVQQPVEARRVFWLAVVFYPCAGFLASLLLLSFWNFRYVSLFAPLAALCRALSRCSYSVYLLHVSLAAWLTSWGSGLGPFAAYLIGSILLGALGWRVLERPFTRLRYLL; from the coding sequence TTGGGCCGTTCATCAGGGGCTTCGGCTTTTTACGAAGGTATTGATTTTCTTCGGGCTGCAGCTGTTTTTTTGGTGTTGTGGTCCCATGGTGGCCCGTTGGTTCCGGCTGCTGATCACTCGCTGCTGTATTCGCAGTTTTTCAGGCCTGGTTTCTGGGGCGTGACCCTATTTTTCTCGATCAGTGGCTTTCTGATTGTTGGTCAGCTTTTGGATATGGCAAGTGGTCGGCGTGATGAAAGTCTGAGGGTGTTTATTTATCGGCGTTGTTTGCGCACGATGCCCACCTACTGGCTCACAACGCTATTGGTTCTGGTATTCGGGCTCGCTGCATGGCCTGGTGCACTGCAATTGCTGGCCAATCTGCTCTTCGTTCAGGATTTTGCTGCGATCGGATCGGTTCTGCCGGTAGCTTGGAGTCTGGTGATTGAGGTGTGGAGTTATCTGCTCTTTGCTGGATTGGCCTGGGGATCGCGGGCACTGGCTTATCGCGCCTCCAGGAATTTGGACTGGTTTCCACTGCTGCGCTCCTGGGATTCGCTGCTGTTGGTTTCCCTGGTTTGTCTCCCATTGGTCGCTGCCTTGATTCGTCTCGACTGGGCGGTTCAAGGGGCGTCTGTGCAAGAGATCAAACAGAGCTTTGCGCCTCAGATTGATGCGCTTGCCTATGGCGGCATGTTGGCTTGGCTGAAGCGCTATCAATCGCCTTTGTTCGAGAGGTTGACGCGGCTCCGATGGTTAATCCCTGTATGCCTCCTGTGTATGGCCTTGGCTACAGCAACTGTGCCAGAGCTGTTTGCAGCTGTGCAGCAGCCTGTTGAGGCTCGACGAGTGTTTTGGCTCGCAGTCGTGTTTTACCCGTGCGCTGGCTTTCTGGCTTCACTCCTGTTGCTCTCTTTTTGGAATTTTCGATATGTCAGCTTGTTTGCTCCCTTGGCCGCCCTGTGTCGGGCTTTAAGCCGCTGTAGTTACTCCGTGTATCTCCTGCACGTTTCGCTGGCGGCCTGGCTCACGTCATGGGGTTCGGGGCTGGGTCCCTTTGCGGCGTACCTCATCGGCTCCATCCTGCTCGGTGCTCTCGGTTGGAGGGTGTTGGAGCGTCCGTTTACACGTCTGCGATACCTCCTCTGA
- a CDS encoding DedA family protein, protein MGLTELVQQLPQLIGAAVEANPWMGYGAIFAAMFLENLFPPIPSELIMPLGGFYVHQGQLALIPVVLAGLIGTVLGALPWYGIGRLINEERLEQWLERHGRWIGISTQDLHRTRTWFNRYGTALVFWGRLVPGIRTLISVPAGIELMPFTPFLIWTTAGSLIWTLLLTVAGMALGEGYTNVELWIEPVAKAIKVLLVIAVVAAGLWLGLRTWKKRNSSH, encoded by the coding sequence ATGGGACTCACAGAGTTGGTGCAACAGCTGCCGCAGCTGATCGGTGCGGCAGTCGAGGCCAACCCGTGGATGGGGTACGGCGCCATCTTTGCGGCGATGTTCCTCGAGAACCTCTTTCCGCCGATCCCCTCGGAGCTGATCATGCCGCTGGGGGGCTTTTACGTGCACCAGGGTCAGTTGGCGCTGATTCCGGTGGTGTTGGCGGGCCTGATCGGCACCGTGCTTGGCGCCCTGCCTTGGTACGGAATCGGCCGCCTGATCAATGAAGAGCGCCTGGAGCAGTGGCTCGAGCGCCACGGCCGCTGGATTGGCATCAGCACCCAGGATCTGCATCGCACCCGCACCTGGTTCAACCGCTACGGCACAGCCCTGGTGTTCTGGGGGCGCCTGGTGCCCGGCATCCGCACCCTGATCTCTGTGCCGGCCGGCATCGAACTGATGCCGTTCACGCCGTTTCTGATCTGGACCACGGCCGGCAGCCTGATCTGGACCCTGCTGCTCACCGTGGCCGGCATGGCTCTCGGGGAGGGCTACACCAATGTTGAGCTCTGGATCGAGCCCGTTGCCAAAGCGATCAAGGTGCTTCTGGTGATCGCTGTGGTTGCTGCCGGCCTCTGGCTGGGGCTGCGCACCTGGAAGAAGCGCAACTCCAGCCACTGA
- a CDS encoding RpoD/SigA family RNA polymerase sigma factor, with translation MVAAVDASGLSTDLVRSYLRDIGRVPLLSHEQEITLGRQVQELVALEELEQELEMRAGGSKPDHEQLAKAAQLTPQQLKKRLRSGQRAKERMVAANLRLVVSVAKKYTKRNMELLDLIQEGTIGLVRGVEKFDPTRGYKFSTYAYWWIRQGITRAIAEKSRTIRLPIHITETLNKLKKGQRELSQELGRTPTVTELAEFVELPEEEVKDLLCRARQPVSLETKVGDGDDTELLDLLAADGTQPEELVDGECLRSDMRDLLEQLPDLQCRVLKMRYGIPCADVPDPDEPMSLTGIGRILGMSRDRVRNLERDGLAGLRRLSENVQAYVAV, from the coding sequence GTGGTCGCTGCTGTTGATGCCTCGGGGCTGAGCACCGATCTGGTGCGCTCCTACCTCCGCGACATCGGTCGCGTACCGCTGCTCTCCCACGAGCAGGAGATCACCTTGGGCCGCCAGGTGCAGGAGCTGGTGGCGTTAGAGGAGCTCGAGCAAGAGCTGGAGATGCGTGCTGGTGGCTCCAAGCCCGACCATGAGCAGCTGGCAAAGGCGGCTCAGCTCACCCCTCAGCAGCTCAAAAAGCGTCTGCGCTCCGGCCAACGGGCGAAGGAGCGGATGGTGGCGGCCAATCTGCGCCTCGTGGTGAGCGTGGCGAAGAAATACACCAAGCGGAACATGGAACTCCTGGACCTGATCCAGGAGGGCACGATCGGCCTGGTGCGGGGCGTGGAGAAGTTCGACCCCACCCGCGGCTACAAGTTCTCCACTTATGCCTATTGGTGGATCCGCCAGGGCATTACGCGGGCGATCGCGGAGAAGAGCCGCACGATTCGCCTGCCGATCCACATCACTGAAACGCTGAACAAGCTCAAGAAAGGCCAGCGGGAACTGAGCCAGGAGTTGGGCCGCACCCCAACGGTGACGGAGCTGGCGGAGTTTGTGGAGCTGCCGGAGGAGGAGGTGAAGGATCTGCTCTGCCGCGCCCGTCAGCCCGTGAGCCTGGAAACCAAGGTGGGCGACGGCGACGACACCGAACTACTCGACCTGCTGGCAGCCGACGGGACCCAGCCGGAAGAGCTGGTGGATGGCGAGTGCCTGCGCAGCGACATGCGTGATCTGCTTGAGCAACTGCCCGACTTGCAGTGCCGCGTGCTCAAGATGCGCTACGGCATCCCCTGCGCCGATGTGCCCGATCCTGATGAGCCGATGAGCCTTACCGGCATCGGCCGCATCCTCGGGATGAGCCGCGACCGCGTGCGCAACCTCGAGCGCGATGGCCTGGCGGGCCTGCGACGTCTCAGCGAAAACGTGCAGGCCTACGTGGCGGTTTGA
- a CDS encoding carbohydrate kinase yields the protein MAAGPTPQVICLGEALVDRLGPLGGDPFTAGPEQSDDRLGGAPANVACALARLGTPSAFVGRLGSDAIGAAFQQLMRERGVDLSGLQRDPIHPSRVVLVRRDASGDRSFGGFSGDQGDGFADQALQASGVQASLPPLLAGARWLQIGTIPLASALSAEALVAAVQLAVDAGVAIALDVNWRPTFWDVSAPADAGPTPAAVAAIRPLLEQAGLIKLAAEEAQWLFGSRDPVVIRAGLPQHPAVVVTDGGAQVAWCFGSSSGVMPAYPVAVVDSTGAGDAFLAGLLHQLCLQPQLLDGGSAEAVRFASACGALVCSGAGAIDPQPTHEQAEAFLAKRV from the coding sequence ATGGCTGCTGGGCCGACGCCGCAGGTGATCTGTCTGGGGGAAGCCCTAGTGGATCGGCTTGGTCCCCTCGGTGGTGATCCCTTTACCGCAGGCCCTGAGCAGTCCGACGACCGCCTGGGCGGTGCTCCTGCCAACGTGGCTTGCGCGTTGGCTCGGCTTGGCACCCCTTCCGCCTTTGTGGGCCGTCTTGGCTCGGACGCGATCGGTGCGGCATTTCAGCAGTTGATGCGTGAACGGGGAGTGGATCTCAGCGGTCTGCAGCGCGATCCGATCCACCCCAGCCGGGTTGTGTTGGTGCGGCGTGATGCCAGCGGCGATCGCAGTTTTGGCGGCTTCTCCGGTGATCAGGGCGATGGCTTTGCCGATCAGGCTCTTCAGGCCAGCGGGGTGCAAGCGTCTTTGCCGCCCCTGCTGGCGGGTGCGCGCTGGCTGCAGATCGGCACGATTCCTCTTGCGTCAGCGTTGTCTGCGGAGGCGTTGGTGGCCGCGGTGCAGTTGGCCGTTGACGCCGGTGTGGCGATCGCGCTGGATGTGAACTGGCGGCCCACCTTCTGGGATGTCAGCGCCCCGGCGGATGCCGGGCCCACACCGGCGGCCGTGGCGGCGATCCGTCCGCTGCTGGAGCAGGCCGGCTTGATCAAGCTGGCGGCTGAAGAGGCCCAGTGGCTGTTTGGCAGCCGTGATCCCGTGGTGATCCGCGCAGGTCTGCCCCAACATCCAGCGGTGGTGGTCACCGATGGTGGCGCCCAGGTGGCCTGGTGTTTCGGCTCCAGCAGCGGTGTGATGCCGGCCTATCCGGTGGCAGTGGTGGATAGCACTGGAGCAGGGGATGCCTTCCTGGCTGGGCTGTTGCACCAGCTCTGTCTCCAGCCCCAACTGCTCGATGGCGGCAGCGCCGAGGCGGTTCGCTTTGCCAGCGCCTGCGGGGCCCTGGTGTGCAGCGGTGCCGGTGCGATCGACCCCCAGCCCACCCATGAACAGGCGGAGGCGTTTCTCGCTAAGCGGGTGTAG
- the mutY gene encoding A/G-specific adenine glycosylase, translating to MQVLRDALLGWWQEHGRHSIPWKLRRDGALLCPDEQLDPYAIWVAEVMLQQTQLQVVLPYWQRWMEAFPSLAALAAAEEHDVLLLWQGLGYYSRARRLLAGARQMQALSPSAWPQDLESWLALPGIGRSTAGSILSSAFNRPFAILDGNVKRVLARLIACERPPARELKHFWALSEALLDPARPRDFNQALMDLGATVCTPRNPRCEQCPWQFQCAAYAAGDPAAFPVTDAPRELPFQVIGVGVVRNAAGQVLIDQRLNEGLLGGLWEFPGGKQEPGEPIETTIARELQEELAIEAEVGEELITLEHAYSHKRLRFVVHLCRWISGEPQPLASQQVRWVEPTELGDYPFPAANARIIAALLERLQAEGSAAAA from the coding sequence ATGCAGGTCTTGCGGGACGCGCTGCTGGGTTGGTGGCAGGAACACGGCCGCCACTCCATTCCTTGGAAGCTCAGACGGGATGGAGCCCTGCTCTGCCCTGATGAGCAGCTCGATCCCTATGCCATCTGGGTGGCGGAGGTGATGTTGCAGCAAACCCAATTGCAGGTGGTGCTCCCTTATTGGCAGCGCTGGATGGAGGCCTTCCCCTCCTTGGCGGCCTTGGCGGCTGCTGAAGAGCACGACGTGCTGCTGCTCTGGCAGGGCCTGGGGTACTACTCCCGGGCCCGGCGGCTCCTGGCCGGAGCCCGGCAGATGCAGGCGTTATCGCCCTCCGCCTGGCCCCAGGATCTGGAGAGCTGGCTCGCCTTGCCCGGCATCGGCCGCAGTACGGCCGGCAGCATCCTGTCGTCGGCCTTCAATCGCCCGTTCGCCATCCTCGATGGCAACGTGAAACGGGTGTTGGCGCGGCTGATCGCCTGCGAGCGGCCTCCCGCCCGAGAGCTGAAACACTTCTGGGCTCTGAGTGAAGCTTTGCTCGATCCGGCTCGCCCGCGGGATTTCAACCAAGCGCTGATGGATCTGGGGGCCACGGTCTGCACCCCCCGCAATCCCCGCTGCGAGCAGTGCCCTTGGCAGTTTCAGTGCGCTGCCTACGCTGCCGGCGACCCTGCCGCCTTCCCCGTGACCGACGCCCCCCGCGAGCTCCCGTTTCAGGTGATCGGCGTTGGGGTGGTGCGCAATGCCGCCGGCCAGGTTCTGATTGATCAGCGCCTCAACGAGGGCTTGCTTGGCGGCCTCTGGGAATTCCCAGGCGGCAAGCAGGAGCCCGGCGAGCCGATTGAAACCACCATCGCCCGCGAACTCCAGGAGGAGCTCGCGATCGAAGCGGAGGTGGGAGAGGAGCTGATCACCCTGGAGCACGCCTACAGCCACAAGCGGCTGCGGTTTGTGGTGCATCTGTGCCGCTGGATCAGCGGCGAACCCCAGCCCCTGGCCAGCCAGCAGGTGCGCTGGGTGGAGCCCACCGAGCTGGGGGATTACCCCTTTCCTGCAGCGAATGCGCGGATCATTGCCGCTTTGCTGGAGCGTTTGCAAGCTGAAGGCAGTGCCGCTGCGGCCTAA
- a CDS encoding single-stranded DNA-binding protein, translating to MGVNSITLVGRAGRDPEVRYFESGSMVANLTMAVNRRSNNDEPDWFNLEIWGKQAQVAADYVRKGSLLGIIGSFKLDRWTDRGTGEERSKPVIRVDRLELLGSKRDAEGGGGYGGGGFGGEPTEEEVPF from the coding sequence ATGGGCGTCAACTCGATCACCCTCGTCGGCCGGGCCGGCCGCGACCCCGAGGTTCGCTACTTCGAATCGGGAAGCATGGTGGCCAACCTCACCATGGCGGTGAATCGCCGCTCCAATAACGACGAACCCGACTGGTTCAACCTGGAGATCTGGGGCAAGCAGGCCCAGGTGGCCGCCGACTATGTGCGCAAAGGCTCACTGCTCGGCATCATCGGCAGCTTCAAGCTCGACCGCTGGACCGACCGCGGCACCGGCGAGGAGCGCAGCAAGCCAGTGATCCGTGTGGATCGACTCGAACTGCTGGGCTCCAAGCGCGATGCTGAAGGCGGTGGTGGTTACGGCGGCGGTGGTTTCGGTGGGGAGCCGACCGAAGAGGAAGTTCCCTTCTGA
- a CDS encoding rod shape-determining protein yields MFFKRFQLSRDIGIDLGTANTLMYMSGKGIVLQEPSVVAIDLERGSCLAVGDEAKLMLGRTPGNIRAVRPLRDGVIADFDAAEQMIKTFIQKGNEGRGIVAPRLVIGIPSGVTGVERRAVREAGLAGARTVHLIDEPVAAAIGAGLPVTEPVGTMIVDIGGGTTEVAVLSLGGTVLSESVRVAGDELSDAISVYLKKVHNLVVGERTAEEIKIRIGSAFPDEVHDETSMDVRGLHLLSGLPRTINVRAGDVREAMAEPLNVIVEAVKRTLERTPPELAADIVDRGIMLAGGGALVRGISDLISHETGILVHVAEDPLLCVVNGCGMVLEDYKRLERVLDTPDFSRVAA; encoded by the coding sequence GTGTTCTTCAAACGTTTCCAGCTCTCCCGCGACATCGGCATCGACCTGGGAACGGCCAACACCCTGATGTACATGTCCGGCAAGGGCATCGTGCTGCAGGAGCCTTCGGTGGTGGCCATCGACCTTGAACGCGGCAGTTGTCTGGCCGTGGGTGACGAAGCGAAATTGATGCTCGGCCGTACGCCCGGCAACATCCGCGCGGTGCGTCCTCTGCGCGATGGCGTGATCGCCGACTTCGACGCCGCCGAGCAGATGATCAAAACCTTCATTCAGAAGGGCAATGAAGGCCGCGGCATCGTGGCCCCACGCCTGGTGATTGGCATTCCCAGCGGCGTCACCGGCGTGGAGCGCCGTGCCGTGCGTGAGGCCGGTCTGGCCGGTGCCCGCACCGTGCACCTCATTGATGAGCCCGTGGCGGCGGCCATCGGTGCCGGTCTGCCCGTGACCGAGCCCGTGGGCACGATGATCGTCGACATCGGCGGCGGCACCACTGAGGTGGCTGTGCTGTCGCTCGGCGGCACGGTGCTGAGCGAATCCGTGCGCGTCGCCGGCGATGAACTCAGCGATGCGATCAGCGTGTATCTGAAGAAGGTGCACAACTTGGTGGTGGGTGAGCGCACCGCTGAAGAGATCAAGATCCGCATTGGCTCCGCCTTCCCCGATGAGGTGCACGACGAAACCTCGATGGACGTGCGCGGCCTGCACCTGCTCTCCGGTCTGCCCCGCACCATCAATGTGCGCGCCGGCGACGTGCGCGAAGCCATGGCCGAACCGCTCAACGTGATCGTGGAGGCGGTGAAGCGAACCCTCGAGCGCACTCCGCCCGAGCTGGCGGCCGACATCGTGGATCGCGGCATCATGCTTGCCGGTGGCGGCGCGCTGGTGCGCGGCATCAGCGACCTGATCAGCCACGAGACCGGCATCCTCGTGCACGTGGCCGAAGATCCGCTGCTCTGCGTGGTGAACGGTTGCGGCATGGTGCTGGAGGACTACAAGCGTCTGGAGCGCGTGCTCGATACGCCTGACTTCAGCCGCGTCGCCGCCTGA
- the mgtE gene encoding magnesium transporter, whose protein sequence is MSEASAAPATPAINGPALAEVLTQQLKGLLEAGNYDGVKLLLQPVQEVDIAEAIGGLPRTLQALAFRLLPKDEAIEVYEYLEPSVQQSLLERLRSGEVLELVEQMAPDDRVDLFDELPAKVVRRLLAELSPAERRVTAQLLGYEPETAGRLMTTEFIDLKEFHSVAQALAIVRRRARDTETIYALYVTDASRHLTGILSLRDLVVADPEERVGDVMTREVVSVGTDTDQEEVARVIQRYDFLAVPVVDREQRLVGIVTVDDVIDVIQQEATRDLYAAGAVQAGDEDDYFQSNLFSVARRRVVWLLVLLLANSGTAAVIASMDGVLKQVVVLAAFIPLLIGTGGNVGAQSSTVVIRGLSTQRIQSLGPAKAIGREAIAGALLGLLMMLVVVPWSAYVSGGNWLVASAAGISLVAITTLAATAGAALPLLFNRLGLDPALMSAPFIATATDVAGVFIYLQTASWLLSRSGG, encoded by the coding sequence ATGAGCGAGGCGTCTGCAGCTCCAGCCACGCCTGCGATCAACGGCCCTGCCTTGGCGGAGGTGCTCACGCAGCAGCTCAAGGGCCTGCTGGAGGCTGGCAATTACGACGGCGTGAAGTTGCTCCTGCAGCCCGTGCAGGAGGTGGATATCGCTGAGGCGATCGGTGGCTTGCCCCGCACCCTGCAGGCGTTGGCGTTCCGCCTGCTGCCCAAAGACGAAGCGATTGAGGTTTACGAATACCTCGAGCCCAGCGTGCAGCAGTCGTTGCTGGAGCGGTTGCGCTCCGGTGAGGTGCTGGAGCTCGTGGAGCAGATGGCGCCCGACGACCGGGTGGATCTGTTTGATGAATTGCCAGCGAAGGTGGTGCGGCGGCTGCTGGCGGAGCTGAGCCCAGCGGAGCGTCGTGTGACGGCCCAGCTGCTCGGCTACGAGCCGGAAACCGCTGGCCGGTTGATGACCACTGAGTTCATCGACCTCAAGGAATTCCACAGCGTGGCCCAGGCGCTTGCGATCGTCCGCCGCCGCGCCCGCGACACCGAAACCATCTACGCCCTTTACGTGACCGATGCGTCGCGCCATCTCACCGGAATCCTGTCGCTGCGGGATCTGGTGGTGGCGGATCCAGAGGAGCGGGTGGGCGATGTGATGACCCGCGAGGTGGTGAGCGTGGGTACCGACACTGACCAGGAAGAAGTGGCCCGCGTGATCCAGCGATACGACTTCCTGGCCGTGCCGGTGGTGGACCGGGAGCAGCGCCTGGTGGGGATCGTGACCGTGGACGACGTGATCGACGTGATCCAGCAGGAGGCCACCCGCGACCTCTACGCCGCGGGTGCCGTGCAGGCCGGCGATGAAGACGACTACTTCCAGAGCAATCTGTTCAGCGTGGCCCGCCGGCGCGTGGTGTGGCTGCTGGTGCTGCTCCTGGCCAACAGCGGCACCGCCGCCGTGATCGCCTCGATGGATGGCGTGCTCAAACAGGTGGTGGTGTTGGCCGCGTTCATCCCGCTGTTGATTGGCACAGGCGGCAATGTGGGCGCCCAGAGTTCCACCGTGGTGATTCGCGGCCTCAGCACCCAGCGCATTCAGAGCCTTGGACCCGCCAAGGCGATCGGACGCGAGGCGATTGCGGGAGCCCTGCTCGGGCTGTTGATGATGCTCGTGGTGGTGCCCTGGTCGGCCTACGTGAGCGGAGGTAACTGGTTGGTGGCCAGTGCGGCAGGGATCAGCCTGGTAGCGATCACCACCCTGGCGGCCACCGCTGGTGCTGCGCTGCCGCTGCTGTTCAACCGCCTTGGCCTGGATCCAGCTCTGATGTCGGCCCCGTTCATCGCCACCGCCACGGACGTGGCCGGGGTGTTCATCTACCTCCAAACCGCCAGCTGGCTGCTGAGCCGCTCTGGGGGCTGA
- the tsaE gene encoding tRNA (adenosine(37)-N6)-threonylcarbamoyltransferase complex ATPase subunit type 1 TsaE codes for MESRSVLLADAAATQALGQELAALWLRQRANCSAGQQPPILLLQGTLGAGKTCLVQGIAAGLGIEEPITSPTFALAQHYLGRVGSSNGTALVHLDLYRLERALAADELFAQEEEEALELGALMAVEWSERLSFRPDGAWCVSLALVDPDRPEAGRRAELSLDQASR; via the coding sequence ATGGAATCGCGCAGCGTGTTGTTGGCGGATGCCGCCGCCACCCAGGCCCTGGGCCAGGAGCTCGCGGCCCTCTGGCTCCGCCAACGGGCTAACTGCAGCGCGGGGCAACAACCGCCGATCCTGTTGCTGCAGGGCACCCTCGGCGCCGGCAAAACCTGCCTGGTGCAGGGCATCGCCGCCGGCCTGGGCATCGAGGAACCAATCACCAGCCCCACGTTTGCCCTGGCGCAGCACTACTTAGGCCGTGTCGGTTCGAGCAACGGCACGGCGCTGGTGCACCTTGATCTCTACCGGCTGGAGCGAGCCCTCGCGGCCGATGAACTCTTCGCCCAGGAAGAAGAGGAAGCGCTGGAGCTCGGTGCCTTGATGGCGGTGGAGTGGAGCGAGAGGCTGAGCTTCCGGCCCGATGGGGCCTGGTGCGTGAGCCTCGCGCTGGTAGATCCCGATCGTCCGGAGGCAGGCCGGCGGGCGGAGCTGAGTCTCGATCAAGCCAGCCGCTAA
- the mreC gene encoding rod shape-determining protein MreC, with translation MPGRILRVPLLRKVAEAWPWWLLLLALAGVRLSKGAGFMDAYALLSRPFWPGSAQSEWLRSAQQLQEQASLQQLQRDNQRLRGMLELNRSGGGRVPAPVISREAGGWWQQLELGKGSVDGIKAGDPVLAPGGLIGRVSSVTPSTARVQLLTDSGSRLGVWVARVQRHGLLVGQGTARPRLQFLEKDTGVRPGDVITTSPASTLVPPNLLVGVVQSVNENLAPAPDAAVQLSAPVDAVDWVQVVTR, from the coding sequence ATGCCCGGACGCATCCTGCGCGTCCCGCTGCTGCGCAAGGTCGCTGAGGCCTGGCCGTGGTGGTTGCTGTTGCTGGCTCTGGCTGGCGTGCGCCTGAGCAAAGGGGCTGGCTTCATGGATGCTTATGCCCTGCTGAGCCGGCCCTTTTGGCCGGGTTCAGCCCAGTCGGAGTGGTTGAGGTCGGCCCAGCAGCTGCAGGAGCAGGCCAGCCTGCAGCAGTTGCAGCGCGACAACCAGCGCTTGCGCGGCATGCTCGAGCTCAACCGCAGCGGCGGCGGCCGCGTGCCGGCACCCGTGATTTCGCGGGAAGCCGGCGGCTGGTGGCAGCAGCTGGAGCTGGGCAAGGGCAGTGTGGATGGCATCAAAGCCGGTGATCCGGTGCTCGCCCCCGGTGGCTTGATCGGCCGGGTGAGCAGTGTCACCCCCAGCACGGCCCGGGTGCAGCTCCTCACCGATAGCGGCAGTCGCCTGGGGGTGTGGGTGGCGCGGGTGCAGCGCCATGGCTTGTTGGTGGGCCAGGGCACGGCGCGGCCGCGGCTGCAATTCCTCGAGAAAGACACGGGCGTTCGCCCCGGTGATGTGATCACCACCTCCCCCGCCAGCACGCTGGTGCCCCCCAACCTGTTGGTGGGCGTGGTGCAGAGCGTGAATGAAAACTTGGCGCCGGCGCCGGATGCAGCGGTGCAGCTCAGTGCCCCGGTGGATGCGGTGGATTGGGTGCAGGTGGTGACCCGCTAG
- the ahcY gene encoding adenosylhomocysteinase has product MVATPTAPALQSTSTYVIADLGLADFGRKEIEIAETEMPGLVALRSKYGAEQPLKGARIAGSLHMTIQTAVLIETLVALGAEVRWASCNIFSTQDHAAAAIAAAGIPVFAYKGETLDEYWAFTHRILEWGDGGTPNMILDDGGDATGLVMLGTKAESDLSVLDNPSNEEETALFNSIRQKLAAQPGFYSRIKAQIQGVTEETTTGVARLYQLQKSGELPFPAINVNDSVTKSKFDNLYGCRESLVDSIKRATDVMVAGKVALVLGYGDVGKGSAQSLRGLGATVMIAEIDPICALQAAMEGYRVVRLDDVVRDVDIFVTATGNFQVIRHEHLIQMKDQAIVCNIGHFDNEIDVASLKQYTWENIKPQVDHIVLPSGNRIILLAEGRLVNLGCATGHPSFVMSNSFTNQVLAQIELFTKGDQYAKEVYVLPKHLDEMVARLHLEKIGAKLTELTAEQAAYINVPVEGPYKLDHYRY; this is encoded by the coding sequence ATGGTGGCAACCCCCACGGCGCCTGCGCTGCAGAGCACCAGCACCTATGTGATCGCCGACCTCGGTCTGGCTGATTTCGGCCGCAAGGAAATCGAGATCGCCGAAACCGAAATGCCGGGCCTGGTGGCTCTGCGCAGCAAGTACGGCGCTGAGCAGCCCCTCAAGGGCGCCCGCATCGCGGGTTCCTTGCACATGACGATTCAGACCGCGGTTCTGATCGAAACCCTGGTGGCTCTGGGCGCCGAAGTGCGCTGGGCCAGCTGCAACATCTTCTCCACCCAAGACCACGCCGCCGCCGCGATCGCAGCTGCTGGCATCCCTGTCTTCGCCTACAAGGGCGAAACCCTGGATGAGTACTGGGCCTTCACCCACCGCATCCTCGAGTGGGGCGATGGCGGCACCCCCAACATGATCCTCGACGACGGCGGCGATGCCACCGGTCTGGTGATGTTGGGCACCAAGGCTGAGAGCGATCTCTCGGTGCTTGACAACCCCTCCAACGAAGAGGAGACCGCCCTCTTCAACAGCATCCGCCAGAAGCTGGCCGCCCAGCCCGGCTTCTACTCCCGCATCAAGGCCCAGATCCAGGGCGTGACCGAGGAGACCACCACCGGCGTGGCTCGTCTGTATCAGCTTCAGAAGAGCGGCGAGCTGCCCTTCCCGGCGATCAACGTCAACGACTCGGTCACCAAGAGCAAGTTCGACAACCTCTACGGCTGCCGCGAATCGCTGGTGGACAGCATCAAGCGTGCCACCGATGTGATGGTGGCCGGCAAGGTCGCCCTCGTGCTCGGCTACGGCGACGTGGGCAAGGGTTCGGCACAGTCGCTGCGTGGCCTCGGCGCCACCGTGATGATCGCTGAGATCGATCCGATCTGCGCCCTGCAGGCGGCGATGGAGGGCTACCGCGTGGTGCGTCTCGACGACGTGGTGCGCGATGTGGACATCTTCGTGACCGCCACCGGCAACTTCCAGGTGATCCGCCACGAGCACCTGATCCAGATGAAGGATCAGGCGATCGTGTGCAACATCGGCCACTTCGACAACGAGATCGATGTGGCGTCGCTGAAGCAATACACCTGGGAGAACATCAAGCCCCAGGTGGATCACATCGTGCTGCCCTCCGGCAACCGGATCATCCTGTTGGCTGAAGGCCGTCTGGTGAACCTGGGCTGCGCCACCGGCCACCCCAGCTTCGTGATGAGCAACTCCTTCACCAACCAGGTGCTGGCCCAGATCGAGCTGTTCACCAAGGGTGATCAGTACGCCAAAGAGGTGTATGTGCTGCCCAAGCACCTCGATGAGATGGTGGCTCGCCTTCACCTCGAGAAGATCGGCGCCAAGCTCACCGAGCTCACCGCCGAGCAGGCCGCCTACATCAACGTGCCGGTGGAAGGCCCCTACAAGCTGGATCACTACCGCTACTGA